The following proteins are co-located in the Pomacea canaliculata isolate SZHN2017 linkage group LG10, ASM307304v1, whole genome shotgun sequence genome:
- the LOC112573216 gene encoding nucleoredoxin-like protein 2: MCEILKEELFLTKQHFTSLYLPAGQRENYGTVTGETALAGKIVGLFFSAAWCPPCLHFLPLLRDVYDQLKARDSPFEIVFFSLDKNKEEMMEYYKEKHGNWLAAKYDDPLKQGFLEKYKISIIPKLIIIRPDGEVISNKGRKDIQDKGLIAFRSWQSAMLAAVKKLDQQQQLSNEAEEEMH, translated from the exons ATGTGCGAGATCCTGAAGGAAGAGCTGTTTCTTACAAAGCAACACTTCACCTCGCTGTATTTACCAGCTGGACAACGAGAAAACTATGGAACAGTTACAGGCGAAACTGCACTTGCAGGCAAAATTgtcggtttgtttttttcagctgCATGGTGTCCTCCTTGCCTACATTTCCTGCCCTTGCTTCGAGACGTATATGACCAACTTAAAGCGAGAGACAGTCCTTTTGAGATTGTGTTCTTCAGcctagacaaaaacaaagaagagatgATGGAGTACTATAAAGAGAAACACGGAAACTGGTTAGCTGCAAAATACGACGATCCTCTGAAACA AGGTTTCCTAGAGAAATACAAGATCAGCATCATTCCAAAACTAATCATTATTCGACCAGATGGCGAGGTGATCTCAAACAAAGGTCGTAAAGACATTCAAGACAAAGGGCTTATTGCCTTCCGCAGCTGGCAATCAGCAATGTTAGCAGCAGTGAAGAAGCTGGATCAACAGCAGCAGTTATCAAATGAAGCAGAAGAGGAAATGCATTGA